From the genome of Streptomyces ficellus:
GCGCGAAGGCGGTGACCGCCCACTGGAGCGCCGACCGGCCCAGCCCCAGGTCCTCGCCGAGGACGGGCAGCGCCACGTTCAGTACGGAGAAGTCGAGCGCCACCATGAACTGGGCGGCGCACAGCACGAAGAGGATCAGCCCGGCGCGGCGCTTCAGCCGTGCGGGCGCGGAGGTCTCGGAGGTGTCGATGGTCATGCCCCGACCCTCCGGCCGCCGAAGCGCGCCTGGGGAGCGGCGACTTATCCTGTTGGCCGCACCACCAGGCAGGGGGAGGACCATGTGGTGACAGCACCTGAAAGCACAGCGTCCCGCGGTACGGACTACAAGAACCTCCGGCTCGCCGAGCTGCGCGCGTTCCTGAGGAGCCGTCGCGCCCGGGTGACGCCGGCGGAGGCGGGGCTGCCCGACGGCGGCGCGCGGCGCCGGACCCCGGGGCTGCGCCGCGAGGAGGTGGCCGTCCTCGCGGGCGTCGGGGTGTCCTGGTACCAGTGGCTGGAGCAGGGCCGGGACATCACCGTCTCGCCGCAGGTGCTGGACGCGGTGGCCCGGGTGCTCCGCCTCACCCCCGCCGAGCGCCGCCACCTCTACGTACTGGCCGGGCTGAACCCGCCCCCGGCGGAGGTGGATCCGGCGCAGCGGGACATGTGCGCCGGGCTGCGCCGGCTGATCGACGCGTGGATGCCGTACCCGGCGCACATCATGGACCGGTACTGCAACACGGTCATGTACAACGACTCGGCGTCGGCCGTGCTAGGGATGCGCCCGGGCATGCCGCAGAACGGTCTGATCGCCTTCTTCACCGACCCGCTGTACCGGACGCGTTCGAAGAGCTGGGCCCGCAACGCCCCGCAGCTCGTCGCCCAGTTCAGGGCGGCCTGTTCGGAGTGCCCGCAGGACGAGGGGTTCCGCGCGGTGGTGGAGGAGGCGAGGGCGGCCAGTGAGGAGTTCGCCGAGCTGTGGGAGCGCCGTGACATCGCCCCGGCGGGCCAGGTGCACAAGGAGCTCGACCACCCGGTGGTCGGCACCCTGCACGTGGAGTCGACGCAACTGCGCGTTCCCGCCCGGCCGGACCTGATGATCGTGCTGCACACCCCGCTCCCGGAGGCGGACACGGCGGCCAAACTGGAGTGGCTCGCGAGCCCGGAGGGGCGGCGGGAGGCGATGTACCCGGTGGCCGGGTGAGGACAGTCCTGTGCCCTTCCTGTGATCTCCCTGTGTGTATCCTCAGCGCGGCCGATCATCGGCGGGGAGGGGGGAACCGCAGCTCCCCAGGAACACCACTTTCTAGGGGAGAACACACCCTCATGCGTACTCGCATCCGTCGCGGCGTCGCCGTCGCGCTCACCGTTTCCGCGCTCACCTTCACCGCCGCGTGCGGTGGCGGCTCGTCCGACAAGGGCGACGACAGCGCCGCCAAGGGCAAGGACAAGGCCGCCGAGCAGCCGGCCGACAAGCCGGCGGCCGCCACGCCGCTGACCGCCGCGCAGATGAAGGCGGGCACCCTGACGGTCGCCGACCTGCCCAAGGGCTGGGTGTCCATGAAGAACCCGGCCAGCACCGACGAGGTTCCCAAGGCCGACAAGCCCGAGTGCCAGCCGATCGCCGACCTGATGCACGACAAGATCGCCGGCGCCACCATGGGCGCGAACGCGGACTTCACGGGCGGCAACGGCGCGAACCAGCTCACCCACCAGGTCATGACCTTCCCCGGCACGGGTGCCGCGGACTTCGTGACGCCCATCGGCGAGGCCTCGGAGAAGTGCACCGGCTTCAAGACGACCATGGAGGGCGCGCCCGTCGAGCTCAAGGTCGCGAAGCTGGCCGCGCCGAAGACCGGCGAGGAGTCGCACGGTGTGCGCGTCAGCATGGACCTCGGCGGGGCGATGGAGTTCGCGCTCAACGTCGTCGTCGCCCGCCAGGGCAGCGGGGTGTCCCGCCTGGTGTTCCTTCCCGGCACCCCGGACGCCGCCAAGGAGCTCGACGACCTCGCCAAGCGTGCGGGTGACAAGTTCGTCGAGGCCGCCCAGGGCTGACACTGATCGCGGACTTATCCTCGGGGCATGACACAGACCACCGACCTCGGCCCCGAGGACCGCAAGATCATCACCCTGGCGCGCAGCGCCCGTGCCCGTAACGGCGTGCCCGAGGGCGCGGCGGTACGGGACGAGACGGGGCGTACGTACGTCGCCGGGACCGTCGCTCTGGAGTCGCTGAACCTCAGCGCGCTCCAGACGGCGGTGGCGATGGCCGTGGCCAGCGGTGCGAAGTCGCTGGAGGCCGCGGCCGTCGTCACCGGCGCCCCGGCCGCCGCGGACGCGGACCGCGCCGCCGTCCGTGACCTGGGCGGTCCGGACACCCCGGTGTTCGTGGCCGGCCCCGACGGGGAGCTGCGCGTCACGGTGAGCGCCGGCTGATGGCCGGTGCGGGGGAGAGGACCAGGGGCCTGACCTACTCCTGGATCGTCCTGGCCGTCGGTGCCGTCGGCGTCGTCATCAATCTCGTCGACTGGTTCGTCGAGGGCGGCCTGGAGCCGTACCACGTCTTCCCGCTGCTGCTGGTGCTCTGGGCGGCGGCCGACCTGCTCAAGCCGGCCAGGCCGGCGGTGGCGCGGGCCGCGCAGGGGGTGGCCGGGGTGCTGCTGGTCGCGGCCGGGCTCGCGGCGGGCGTCCCGGCGGCGGTCGCGCTCGTGCGGGGCGAGCCGGTCGACTGGCTGGACCTGATCCTGGGCGTCCTCACCGTCCTGTACGCGGCCTCGGCGGCCGCCGCGCTGGCCGCACGGCTGCGCTCGCGGCAACGGGCGTCGGCGGTGGGCGCCGGGTCCGGCACGGAGCCCGTGGTGGGTGAGGGGGCGAGCATCGGGGAGAATGGCCGTCATGAGCGCTCGTAACCCTGAAACCGAAGCCGCCCACCGGGCCGGCTTCGCCTGCTTCGTCGGCCGCCCCAACGCGGGCAAGTCCACCCTCACGAACGCTCTGGTCGGCCAGAAGGTGGCGATCACCTCCAACCGGCCGCAGACCACCCGGCACACCGTGCGCGGCATCGTGCACCGGCCGGACGCGCAGCTGATCCTGGTCGACACCCCGGGCCTGCACAAGCCCCGCACCCTGCTGGGCGAGCGGCTCAACGACGTGGTGCGCACCACGTGGGCCGAGGTCGACGTGATCGGCTTCTGCCTGCCCGCGAACGAGAAGCTGGGCCCCGGCGACCGGTTCATCGCCAAGGAACTGGCGGAGATCAAGAAGACCCCGAAGGTCGCGATCGTCACCAAGACCGACCTGGTGGACTCCAAGACCCTCGCCGAGCAGCTCATCGCCATCGACCAGCTCGGCAGGGAGCTGGGCATGGAGTGGCAGGAGATCATCCCGGTGTCGGCGGTCGGCGACAAGCAGGTCCAGCTGGTGGCCGACCTGCTGATCCCGCTGCTGCCCGAGAGCCCGCCGCTCTACCCGGAGGGCGACCTCACGGACGAGCCGGAGCAGGTCATGGTGGCCGAGCTGATCCGCGAGGCGGCGCTCGAGGGCGTACGGGACGAGCTGCCGCACTCGATCGCGGTGGTCGTCGAGGAGATGATCCCGCGCGAGAACCGCCCCAAGGACAAGCCGCTGCTCGACATCCACGCCAACGTCTACATCGAGCGCCCCAGCCAGAAGGGCATCATCATCGGCCCCAAGGGCCAGCGCCTCAAGGAAGTCGGCACCAAGTCCCGCAAGCACATCGAGGCGCTCCTCGGTACGCCGGTCTTCCTGGACCTGCACGTGAAGGTCGCCAAGGACTGGCAGCGCGACCCCAAGCAGCTCCGCAAGCTCGGCTTCTAGGAACCGGGCCCGGCAGTGCCGGGCCCGGGTCTCCGTCCCCCCGCTACGCGCCCTCCCGAAGCACCCGTCCCACCAGTGCCCGCTGGGCTTCGGTGAGGCCGGGGTCGGTGCAGTGGACCGTTCGGTCGTCGACCGTGATCTCGTAGGCGAACCCGTCCGGTACGCCCGGCGGCCGCTTCTCGTGGCCGCCGGTGAGCGCCGCCTCCGCCAGGGCGTGCCAGTCGGGGGCGTCGGGCAGTTTCGAGGTGTCGACCTCAGCCCGTCGCTCGATGCCCGCGAAACCGCCCGTCCGGATCACCCGAATACGCATGGGTCCTGTCTACTCCGTCGGTAGCCCGACCGTCGACCAGGCCTTCACGACGGCGTCGTCCTCCGGGCCGCCCGCGCCGAACCGGTCGCGCACCGCGGTGACCGTCAGCCGCGAGAAGTCCGCGAAGTCGGCGTCGACGGCCAGCCTGCCGCCGGTCAGCACGTCGTACCAGACCTGCCCGGCCCGCTCCCAGGCGTTGCCGCCCAGTTCCGTGGCGAAGAGGTAGAAGGCGTGGTTCGGGATGCCCGAGTTGATGTGCACGCCTCCGTTGTCGGAGCCGGTGTGGACGTAGTCGTCCATCGTCGCGGGCTGCGGGTCCTTGCCGAGGACGTCGTCGTCGTACGCCGTGCCGGGGGCCTTCATCGAGCGGAGGGCCCGGCCCTGGACGGCCGGCGCGAGCAGTCCGGCGCCGATCAGCCAGTCGGCCTGTTCGGCGGTGTGCCCCAGTGCCTTCTGCTTGACCAGGGAGCCGAAGACGTCCGACATGGATTCGTTGAGGGCGCCGGACTGGCCGAAGTAGGCGAGGTTGGCCGTGTACTGGGTGACGCCGTGGGCCAGTTCGTGTCCGATGACGTCCACGGCGATGGTGAAGTCGAGGAAGATCCTGCCGTCCCCGTCGCCGAAGACCATCTGGTCGCCGTTCCAGAAGGCGTTGTTGTAGTCCTCGTCGTAGTGGACGGTGGCGTCCAGCGGCAGGCCGGAGCCGTTGATCGAGTCGCGCCCGTAGGCGTCGCGGAACAGCTCGAAGGTGGCGCCGAGGCCGGCGTACGCGCGGTTGACGGTCGCGTCCTTGGTCGGCTCCGCGCCCTCGGCGCGCACTTTCCTGCCCGGCAGGGCGGTCCCGTGCCTGGCGTCGTAGATGGTGCGCTTCGGTGTGCCGGCGGGCGCGTCGGCCACCGCGTGCACGGCCGCGGCGCCCATGACGGTGGTCAGCCGGCGGGCGGTGCGGTTCGCGGCGTCGGTGACGAGGGTGCGGCGGGCGGCGGCGGCGACGTCGGGGTCGGCGGCGCGGGCGAGGTGGTCGAGGAGGTGCGGCGGGACGATCGTGCAAAACGCGGGAGCTGTGGCAGTCATGCACCGCAATGTGGCACTGTGTTACGGACCTGTCACGAGCAGCGACGGCAATTCCTGAAAAGGAGTGATTCGTCACCGTCCGACGGTTACGGCAGCGAATCCCGCATACTGAAACGGCACCTCCACTCACGGTGTTGCTCGGCTAGGCTTGTCCGCATCATGCGTTTCGGGCTGCTTCTCCTTAGCTGCCGCGGCGAGGGCCTGTAGTCGTAGGCCGACCCCCTCCCCGCGGAGTCTGGTGCTGCTTCGACCCAGTCGGCCGTCCCTGTGAAGGACAACCGAGGAGCCCTACGCAATGTCCCAGCCCGTTGGCCGCCCCACGCCGATCACCAACGCGACGCACACCCAGAAGCCGTCCGGGATGCCCGTCCACAAGTACGGCTCGTACGAGGCCGTCGACATCCCCGACCGCACCTGGCCCGACCGCCGCATCACCAAGGCGCCGCGCTGGCTGTCCACCGACCTGCGGGACGGCAACCAGGCGCTGATCGACCCGATGAGCCCCGCCCGCAAGCGCGAGATGTTCGACCTGCTGGTGCGCATGGGGTACAAGGAGATCGAGGTCGGCTTCCCGTCCTCCGGCGAGACCGACTTCAACTTCGTACGCTCCATCATCGAAGAGGGAGCCATCCCCGAGGACGTGACGATCTCCGTCCTGACGCAGGCGCGCGAGGAGCTGATCGAGCGCACCGTCGAGTCGCTGCGCGGCGCCCACCGCGCCACCGTCCACCTGTACAACGCGACGGCGCCCGTCTTCCGCCGGGTCGTCTTCCGCGGCTCCAAGGAGCAGGTCAAGCAGATCGCCGTCGACGGCACGCGCCTGGTGATGGAGTACGCCGACAAGATCCTGGGCGACGAGACGGTCTTCGGCTACCAGTACAGCCCGGAGATCTTCACCGACACCGAGCTGGACTTCGCCCTGGAGGTCTGCGAGGGCGTCATGGACGTCTGGCAGCCCGAGGAGGGCCGCGAGATCATCCTGAACCTGCCGGCCACCGTGGAGCGCTCCA
Proteins encoded in this window:
- the era gene encoding GTPase Era yields the protein MAVMSARNPETEAAHRAGFACFVGRPNAGKSTLTNALVGQKVAITSNRPQTTRHTVRGIVHRPDAQLILVDTPGLHKPRTLLGERLNDVVRTTWAEVDVIGFCLPANEKLGPGDRFIAKELAEIKKTPKVAIVTKTDLVDSKTLAEQLIAIDQLGRELGMEWQEIIPVSAVGDKQVQLVADLLIPLLPESPPLYPEGDLTDEPEQVMVAELIREAALEGVRDELPHSIAVVVEEMIPRENRPKDKPLLDIHANVYIERPSQKGIIIGPKGQRLKEVGTKSRKHIEALLGTPVFLDLHVKVAKDWQRDPKQLRKLGF
- a CDS encoding cytidine deaminase, whose protein sequence is MTQTTDLGPEDRKIITLARSARARNGVPEGAAVRDETGRTYVAGTVALESLNLSALQTAVAMAVASGAKSLEAAAVVTGAPAAADADRAAVRDLGGPDTPVFVAGPDGELRVTVSAG
- a CDS encoding helix-turn-helix transcriptional regulator — protein: MTAPESTASRGTDYKNLRLAELRAFLRSRRARVTPAEAGLPDGGARRRTPGLRREEVAVLAGVGVSWYQWLEQGRDITVSPQVLDAVARVLRLTPAERRHLYVLAGLNPPPAEVDPAQRDMCAGLRRLIDAWMPYPAHIMDRYCNTVMYNDSASAVLGMRPGMPQNGLIAFFTDPLYRTRSKSWARNAPQLVAQFRAACSECPQDEGFRAVVEEARAASEEFAELWERRDIAPAGQVHKELDHPVVGTLHVESTQLRVPARPDLMIVLHTPLPEADTAAKLEWLASPEGRREAMYPVAG
- a CDS encoding M4 family metallopeptidase, with product MTATAPAFCTIVPPHLLDHLARAADPDVAAAARRTLVTDAANRTARRLTTVMGAAAVHAVADAPAGTPKRTIYDARHGTALPGRKVRAEGAEPTKDATVNRAYAGLGATFELFRDAYGRDSINGSGLPLDATVHYDEDYNNAFWNGDQMVFGDGDGRIFLDFTIAVDVIGHELAHGVTQYTANLAYFGQSGALNESMSDVFGSLVKQKALGHTAEQADWLIGAGLLAPAVQGRALRSMKAPGTAYDDDVLGKDPQPATMDDYVHTGSDNGGVHINSGIPNHAFYLFATELGGNAWERAGQVWYDVLTGGRLAVDADFADFSRLTVTAVRDRFGAGGPEDDAVVKAWSTVGLPTE
- a CDS encoding protealysin inhibitor emfourin, translating into MRIRVIRTGGFAGIERRAEVDTSKLPDAPDWHALAEAALTGGHEKRPPGVPDGFAYEITVDDRTVHCTDPGLTEAQRALVGRVLREGA